The following are from one region of the Carassius auratus strain Wakin chromosome 13, ASM336829v1, whole genome shotgun sequence genome:
- the LOC113112887 gene encoding eukaryotic translation initiation factor 3 subunit A isoform X4 — protein sequence MPAYFQRPENALKRANEFLEVGKKQPALDVLYDVIKSKKHRTWQKIHEPIMLKYLELCVDLRKSHLAKEGLYQYKNICQQVNIKSLEDVVRAYLKLAEEKTETAKEESQQMVLDIEDLDNIQTPESVLLSAVSGEDTQDRTDRLLLTPWVKFLWESYRQCLDLLRNNSKVERLYHDIAQQAFKFCLQYTRKAEFRKLCDNLRMHLGQIQRHHNQSTAINLNNPESQSMHLETRLVQLDSAISMELWQEAFKAVEDIHGLFALSKKPPKPQLMANYYNKVSTVFWKSGNALFHACTLHRLYHLSREMRKNLTPDEMQRMSTRVLLATLSIPITPERTDIARLLDMDGIIVEKHRRLATLLGLQSPPTRQSLINDMVRFNLLQYVVPEVKELYNWLEVDFHPLKLCGRVTKVLNWVRDQVEKESDLQHYVPHLQNNTILRLLQQVAQIYQSIEFSRLASLVPFVDAFQLERSIVDAARHCDLQVRIDHTSRTLSFGSDLNYSTKEDSPVGPFLQNMPSEQIRNQLTAMSSSLAKAIQVIKPASLMQEHEEQSQQAITSYLKNARKEHLRILARRQTIEERKERLESLNIQREKEELEQREAELQKVRKAEEERLRQEAKEREKERIMQEHEQIKKKTVRERLEQIKKTELGAKAFKDIDIEDLEELDPDFIMAKQVEQLEKEKKELQERLKNQEKKIDYFERAKRLEEIPLIKKAYEEQRIQDMELWELQEEERISNMKMEREKALEHKQRMSRMMEDKENFLSKIKAARSFIYEEKLKQFQERMVEERKKRLEERKKQRKEDRRKAFYLQKEEEAQRIHEEQLKKEREERERLEQEQREEEEREYQERLRKLEEQERKQRARQQEIEERERRKEEERKAPEEKPTKTFSQRSVGVTSEAETNAPLDWGEREEGGGWRKRGEGESEWRRPVADRVWRQEGNEGREDNDREDHDREVPFRRGGESSRRGGGSDDKGLRRGFDEERGPRRGVDDDRLPKRGFDDDRGPRRVFDDDRGHRRGDDDRGPRRGMDDDRGPRRGDDDRGPRRVFDDERGPRRNMDEPRGPRRGADDDWGPRRGGDDERGGRRGMDDSGPRRGDDPRPWKPLGRPGGWREREKAREESWGPPRDTDHDDGEREGDDRHEGDRFRDRRPPREEGGGWRRGGGEEQSSWRDSRREEFDRDDRRGERRDVRDRRDDRDREPRVPQRELDEGGSWRRGGDERKDEREAPPRPRERDRDGGEKSTWRSDKDKENLRRIKNETDDDGWTTVRR from the exons ATGCCAGCTTATTTCCAGAGACCGGAGAACGCTCTTAAGCGTGCAAACG AGTTTCTTGAAGTTGGTAAAAAGCAGCCAGCTTTGGATGTGCTCTACGATGTCATCAAGAGCAAAAAACACCGAACATGGCAGAAGATACACGAGCCGATCATGCTCAAATACCTCGAGCTCTGTGTGGACCTGCGCAAGAGCCACTTGGCAAAGGAGGGACTGTATCagtacaagaacatctgtcaacag GTGAATATCAAATCTCTGGAGGATGTGGTCCGTGCTTACCTGAAACTTGCAGAAGAGAAGACTGAGACAGCGAAAGAGGAGTCTCAGCAGATGGTGCTGGACATTGAGGATCTGGACAACATTCAGACCCCAGAAAG TGTTCTGTTGAGTGCCGTCAGTGGTGAAGACACTCAAGACCGCACTGACAGACTTCTGCTTACACCTTGGGTCAAGTTCCTGTGGGAGTCGTACCGCCAGTGCCTGGACCTGCTAAGGAATAACTCCAAAGTGGAGCGCCTTTACCATGACATTGCTCAGCAAG CGTTTAAGTTTTGCCTGCAGTACACCCGTAAAGCAGAGTTCCGTAAGCTTTGTGACAACCTGCGAATGCACCTGGGACAGATCCAACGACATCACAACCAGAGCACTGCTATTAACCTGAACAATCCTGAGAGCCAGTCCATGCATCTCGAGACACGTCTGGTCCAGCTGGACAGCGCTATTAGCATGGAGCTGTGGCAG GAAGCATTCAAAGCAGTTGAAGACATCCATGGATTGTTTGCCCTCTCAAAGAAGCCCCCTAAACCCCAGCTTATGGCCAATTACTACAATAAGGTGTCCACTGTATTCTGGAAGTCTGGCAATGCCTTATTCCATGCCTGCACCCTACACCGACTTTATCACCTCTCCCGGGAAATGCGCAAGAACCTTACCCCAGATGAGATGCAGAG aatGTCCACTCGAGTGCTTTTGGCCACTTTGTCTATTCCCATCACCCCTGAGCGCACCGATATCGCTCGTCTGTTGGACATGGATGGCATCATTGTAGAGAAACACCGCAGACTGGCTACTTTGCTTGGCCTTCAGTCTCCACCCACTCGCCAGAGTCTCATAAATGACATG GTGAGATTCAACCTGCTTCAGTATGTTGTTCCTGAAGTTAAAGAGCTCTACAACTGGTTGGAGGTGGACTTCCACCCTCTAAAACTTTGTGGAAGAGTGACTAAG GTGCTGAACTGGGTGAGGGACCAGGTTGAGAAAGAATCCGACCTGCAGCATTACGTTCCTCACTTGCAGAACAACACCATCCTCAGACTGCTACAACAG GTGGCTCAGATCTACCAGAGCATTGAGTTCAGCAGGTTAGCATCTCTGGTACCATTCGTCGATGCTTTCCAGCTGGAGCGCTCAATTGTTGATGCAGCACGGCACTGTGACCTACAG GTACGCATTGATCATACATCTCGTACACTGAGTTTTGGCTCCGATCTGAACTATTCTACCAAAGAGGATTCTCCAGTAGGCCCATTCCTACAGAACATGCCCTCTGAACAGATACGCAATCAACTCACTGCCATGTCATCCTCCTTGGCTAAAGCCATCCAGGTCATCAAACCTGCCTCCCTAATG CAAGAACACGAGGAACAGAGTCAGCAGGCCATCACATCCTACCTGAAGAATGCCCGCAAAGAGCATCTGCGCATCCTTGCTCGCCGTCAAACGATTGAGGAACGAAAAGAGCGTCTGGAGAGCCTCAACATCCAGAGGGAGAAAGAGGAGCTGGAGCAACGCGAGGCAGAGCTGCAGAAAGTGCGCAAGGCAGAGGAAGAGCGTCTTAGACAGGAGGCCAAAGAGCGAGAAAAGGAGCGCATCATGCAAGAACACGAGCAAATCAAAAAGAAGACCGTGCGTGAGAGACTGGAGCAGATCAAGAAGACTGAGCTGGGAGCCAAGGCCTTTAAAGACATTGATATTGAG GATCTGGAAGAGCTGGACCCTGACTTCATCATGGCCAAACAGGTAGAACAActagaaaaagagaagaaagagcTTCAGGAGCGTCTGAAAAACCAGGAAAAGAAG ATCGACTACTTTGAGAGAGCCAAGCGCCTTGAGGAGATTCCTCTGATCAAGAAAGCCTATGAGGAGCAGCGCATCCAAGACATGGAGTTATGGGAGCTGCAGGAGGAAGAGAGG ATCAGCAATATGAAGATGGAGCGTGAGAAGGCGCTGGAGCACAAACAGAGAATGTCAAGGATGATGGAGGACAAGGAGAACTTCCTGTCTAAAATTAAAGCTGCTCGAAGCTTCATTTATGAg GAAAAACTCAAGCAGTTCCAAGAACGTATGGTTGAGGAGAGGAAGAAGCGTCTTGAGGAGCGAAAGAAGCAGCGCAAGGAGGACCGGCGAAAGGCCTTCTATCTCCAGAAAGAAGAGGAAGCTCAGAGAATCCATGAGGAACAGCTCAAAAAAG AGCGGGAAGAGCGGGAACGCTTGGAACAGGAGCAGAGAGAAGAGGAAGAACGCGAATACCAGGAGCGCCTGCGTAAGCTGGAGGAACAGGAGCGAAAGCAGCGTGCCCGGCAACAGGAAATTGAGGAGCGTGAACGCCGCAAGGAAGAGGAAAGGAAGGCACCAGAAGAAAAACCCACCAAG acatttagccaacggtccgtgggcgtgacgtctgaggctgagactaatgcacccttg GACTGGGGTgaacgggaagaaggaggcggctGGAGGAAGCGTGGTGAGGGTGAATCAGAATGGCGACGTCCTGTTGCTGACCG TGTTTGGCGTCAAGAGGGGAATGAAGGCCGTGAAGACAATGATCGGGAAGACCATGACCGTGAAGTGCCCTTCCGAAGAGGAGGAGAAAGCTCTCGTCGTGGTGGTGGTTCAGATGACAAAGGACTCCGCCGTGGCTTTGATGAGGAACGAGGTCCGCGCCGAGGAGTTGACGATGACCGTCTGCCCAAACGGGGCTTTGATGATGACCGTGGTCCCAGGAGGGTCTTTGACGATGACCGAGGTCACCGAAGAGGTGATGATGACCGTGGACCAAGGCGTGGAATGGATGATGACCGAGGCCCCAGACGAGGTGATGATGACCGTGGCCCAAGAAGAGTCTTTGATGATGAGCGTGGGCCCCGTAGAAACATGGATGAACCCAGAGGGCCCCGACGTGGGGCAGATGATGACTGGGGCCCCAGAAGAGGAGGGGATGATGAGAGGGGAGGCCGCAGGGGTATGGATGACTCTGGACCACGTCGTGGAGATGACCCTAGACCCTGGAAACCTCTTGGGAGACCAG GTGgatggagagagcgagagaaagctCGGGAAGAAAGCTGGGGACCTCCTCGTGATACTGACCATGATGATGGTGAGCGTGAAGGAGATGACCGTCATGAGGGAGACCGATTTAGAGATCGACGCCCtccaag gGAAGAAGGGGGTGGCTGGAGAAGAGGTGGTGGTGAGGAGCAGAGCAGTTGGCGTGACTCTCGCCGTGAAGAATTTGACCGTGATGATCGCCGCGGTGAACGCCGTGACGTGAGGGACCGCAGAGATGACCGAGACCGTGAACCCAGAGTCCCCCAGAGAGAGCTTGATGAAG GTGGTTCATGGCGTCGTGGTGGAGATGAGCGCAAGGACGAAAGAGAAGCTCCTCCCAGACCACGCGAACGGGACCGTGATGGCGGTGAGAAGAGCACCTGGCGCTCTGACAAAGATAAGGAAAATCTGCGCCGGATCAAGAACGAGACAGATGATGATGGCTGGACCACTGTCCGCCGCTAA
- the LOC113112887 gene encoding eukaryotic translation initiation factor 3 subunit A isoform X5, with protein sequence MPAYFQRPENALKRANEFLEVGKKQPALDVLYDVIKSKKHRTWQKIHEPIMLKYLELCVDLRKSHLAKEGLYQYKNICQQVNIKSLEDVVRAYLKLAEEKTETAKEESQQMVLDIEDLDNIQTPESVLLSAVSGEDTQDRTDRLLLTPWVKFLWESYRQCLDLLRNNSKVERLYHDIAQQAFKFCLQYTRKAEFRKLCDNLRMHLGQIQRHHNQSTAINLNNPESQSMHLETRLVQLDSAISMELWQEAFKAVEDIHGLFALSKKPPKPQLMANYYNKVSTVFWKSGNALFHACTLHRLYHLSREMRKNLTPDEMQRMSTRVLLATLSIPITPERTDIARLLDMDGIIVEKHRRLATLLGLQSPPTRQSLINDMVRFNLLQYVVPEVKELYNWLEVDFHPLKLCGRVTKVLNWVRDQVEKESDLQHYVPHLQNNTILRLLQQVAQIYQSIEFSRLASLVPFVDAFQLERSIVDAARHCDLQVRIDHTSRTLSFGSDLNYSTKEDSPVGPFLQNMPSEQIRNQLTAMSSSLAKAIQVIKPASLMQEHEEQSQQAITSYLKNARKEHLRILARRQTIEERKERLESLNIQREKEELEQREAELQKVRKAEEERLRQEAKEREKERIMQEHEQIKKKTVRERLEQIKKTELGAKAFKDIDIEDLEELDPDFIMAKQVEQLEKEKKELQERLKNQEKKIDYFERAKRLEEIPLIKKAYEEQRIQDMELWELQEEERISNMKMEREKALEHKQRMSRMMEDKENFLSKIKAARSFIYEEKLKQFQERMVEERKKRLEERKKQRKEDRRKAFYLQKEEEAQRIHEEQLKKEREERERLEQEQREEEEREYQERLRKLEEQERKQRARQQEIEERERRKEEERKAPEEKPTKDWGEREEGGGWRKRGEGESEWRRPVADRVWRQEGNEGREDNDREDHDREVPFRRGGESSRRGGGSDDKGLRRGFDEERGPRRGVDDDRLPKRGFDDDRGPRRVFDDDRGHRRGDDDRGPRRGMDDDRGPRRGDDDRGPRRVFDDERGPRRNMDEPRGPRRGADDDWGPRRGGDDERGGRRGMDDSGPRRGDDPRPWKPLGRPGVISDVGGWREREKAREESWGPPRDTDHDDGEREGDDRHEGDRFRDRRPPREEGGGWRRGGGEEQSSWRDSRREEFDRDDRRGERRDVRDRRDDRDREPRVPQRELDEGGSWRRGGDERKDEREAPPRPRERDRDGGEKSTWRSDKDKENLRRIKNETDDDGWTTVRR encoded by the exons ATGCCAGCTTATTTCCAGAGACCGGAGAACGCTCTTAAGCGTGCAAACG AGTTTCTTGAAGTTGGTAAAAAGCAGCCAGCTTTGGATGTGCTCTACGATGTCATCAAGAGCAAAAAACACCGAACATGGCAGAAGATACACGAGCCGATCATGCTCAAATACCTCGAGCTCTGTGTGGACCTGCGCAAGAGCCACTTGGCAAAGGAGGGACTGTATCagtacaagaacatctgtcaacag GTGAATATCAAATCTCTGGAGGATGTGGTCCGTGCTTACCTGAAACTTGCAGAAGAGAAGACTGAGACAGCGAAAGAGGAGTCTCAGCAGATGGTGCTGGACATTGAGGATCTGGACAACATTCAGACCCCAGAAAG TGTTCTGTTGAGTGCCGTCAGTGGTGAAGACACTCAAGACCGCACTGACAGACTTCTGCTTACACCTTGGGTCAAGTTCCTGTGGGAGTCGTACCGCCAGTGCCTGGACCTGCTAAGGAATAACTCCAAAGTGGAGCGCCTTTACCATGACATTGCTCAGCAAG CGTTTAAGTTTTGCCTGCAGTACACCCGTAAAGCAGAGTTCCGTAAGCTTTGTGACAACCTGCGAATGCACCTGGGACAGATCCAACGACATCACAACCAGAGCACTGCTATTAACCTGAACAATCCTGAGAGCCAGTCCATGCATCTCGAGACACGTCTGGTCCAGCTGGACAGCGCTATTAGCATGGAGCTGTGGCAG GAAGCATTCAAAGCAGTTGAAGACATCCATGGATTGTTTGCCCTCTCAAAGAAGCCCCCTAAACCCCAGCTTATGGCCAATTACTACAATAAGGTGTCCACTGTATTCTGGAAGTCTGGCAATGCCTTATTCCATGCCTGCACCCTACACCGACTTTATCACCTCTCCCGGGAAATGCGCAAGAACCTTACCCCAGATGAGATGCAGAG aatGTCCACTCGAGTGCTTTTGGCCACTTTGTCTATTCCCATCACCCCTGAGCGCACCGATATCGCTCGTCTGTTGGACATGGATGGCATCATTGTAGAGAAACACCGCAGACTGGCTACTTTGCTTGGCCTTCAGTCTCCACCCACTCGCCAGAGTCTCATAAATGACATG GTGAGATTCAACCTGCTTCAGTATGTTGTTCCTGAAGTTAAAGAGCTCTACAACTGGTTGGAGGTGGACTTCCACCCTCTAAAACTTTGTGGAAGAGTGACTAAG GTGCTGAACTGGGTGAGGGACCAGGTTGAGAAAGAATCCGACCTGCAGCATTACGTTCCTCACTTGCAGAACAACACCATCCTCAGACTGCTACAACAG GTGGCTCAGATCTACCAGAGCATTGAGTTCAGCAGGTTAGCATCTCTGGTACCATTCGTCGATGCTTTCCAGCTGGAGCGCTCAATTGTTGATGCAGCACGGCACTGTGACCTACAG GTACGCATTGATCATACATCTCGTACACTGAGTTTTGGCTCCGATCTGAACTATTCTACCAAAGAGGATTCTCCAGTAGGCCCATTCCTACAGAACATGCCCTCTGAACAGATACGCAATCAACTCACTGCCATGTCATCCTCCTTGGCTAAAGCCATCCAGGTCATCAAACCTGCCTCCCTAATG CAAGAACACGAGGAACAGAGTCAGCAGGCCATCACATCCTACCTGAAGAATGCCCGCAAAGAGCATCTGCGCATCCTTGCTCGCCGTCAAACGATTGAGGAACGAAAAGAGCGTCTGGAGAGCCTCAACATCCAGAGGGAGAAAGAGGAGCTGGAGCAACGCGAGGCAGAGCTGCAGAAAGTGCGCAAGGCAGAGGAAGAGCGTCTTAGACAGGAGGCCAAAGAGCGAGAAAAGGAGCGCATCATGCAAGAACACGAGCAAATCAAAAAGAAGACCGTGCGTGAGAGACTGGAGCAGATCAAGAAGACTGAGCTGGGAGCCAAGGCCTTTAAAGACATTGATATTGAG GATCTGGAAGAGCTGGACCCTGACTTCATCATGGCCAAACAGGTAGAACAActagaaaaagagaagaaagagcTTCAGGAGCGTCTGAAAAACCAGGAAAAGAAG ATCGACTACTTTGAGAGAGCCAAGCGCCTTGAGGAGATTCCTCTGATCAAGAAAGCCTATGAGGAGCAGCGCATCCAAGACATGGAGTTATGGGAGCTGCAGGAGGAAGAGAGG ATCAGCAATATGAAGATGGAGCGTGAGAAGGCGCTGGAGCACAAACAGAGAATGTCAAGGATGATGGAGGACAAGGAGAACTTCCTGTCTAAAATTAAAGCTGCTCGAAGCTTCATTTATGAg GAAAAACTCAAGCAGTTCCAAGAACGTATGGTTGAGGAGAGGAAGAAGCGTCTTGAGGAGCGAAAGAAGCAGCGCAAGGAGGACCGGCGAAAGGCCTTCTATCTCCAGAAAGAAGAGGAAGCTCAGAGAATCCATGAGGAACAGCTCAAAAAAG AGCGGGAAGAGCGGGAACGCTTGGAACAGGAGCAGAGAGAAGAGGAAGAACGCGAATACCAGGAGCGCCTGCGTAAGCTGGAGGAACAGGAGCGAAAGCAGCGTGCCCGGCAACAGGAAATTGAGGAGCGTGAACGCCGCAAGGAAGAGGAAAGGAAGGCACCAGAAGAAAAACCCACCAAG GACTGGGGTgaacgggaagaaggaggcggctGGAGGAAGCGTGGTGAGGGTGAATCAGAATGGCGACGTCCTGTTGCTGACCG TGTTTGGCGTCAAGAGGGGAATGAAGGCCGTGAAGACAATGATCGGGAAGACCATGACCGTGAAGTGCCCTTCCGAAGAGGAGGAGAAAGCTCTCGTCGTGGTGGTGGTTCAGATGACAAAGGACTCCGCCGTGGCTTTGATGAGGAACGAGGTCCGCGCCGAGGAGTTGACGATGACCGTCTGCCCAAACGGGGCTTTGATGATGACCGTGGTCCCAGGAGGGTCTTTGACGATGACCGAGGTCACCGAAGAGGTGATGATGACCGTGGACCAAGGCGTGGAATGGATGATGACCGAGGCCCCAGACGAGGTGATGATGACCGTGGCCCAAGAAGAGTCTTTGATGATGAGCGTGGGCCCCGTAGAAACATGGATGAACCCAGAGGGCCCCGACGTGGGGCAGATGATGACTGGGGCCCCAGAAGAGGAGGGGATGATGAGAGGGGAGGCCGCAGGGGTATGGATGACTCTGGACCACGTCGTGGAGATGACCCTAGACCCTGGAAACCTCTTGGGAGACCAGGTGTGATCTCCGATG TAGGTGgatggagagagcgagagaaagctCGGGAAGAAAGCTGGGGACCTCCTCGTGATACTGACCATGATGATGGTGAGCGTGAAGGAGATGACCGTCATGAGGGAGACCGATTTAGAGATCGACGCCCtccaag gGAAGAAGGGGGTGGCTGGAGAAGAGGTGGTGGTGAGGAGCAGAGCAGTTGGCGTGACTCTCGCCGTGAAGAATTTGACCGTGATGATCGCCGCGGTGAACGCCGTGACGTGAGGGACCGCAGAGATGACCGAGACCGTGAACCCAGAGTCCCCCAGAGAGAGCTTGATGAAG GTGGTTCATGGCGTCGTGGTGGAGATGAGCGCAAGGACGAAAGAGAAGCTCCTCCCAGACCACGCGAACGGGACCGTGATGGCGGTGAGAAGAGCACCTGGCGCTCTGACAAAGATAAGGAAAATCTGCGCCGGATCAAGAACGAGACAGATGATGATGGCTGGACCACTGTCCGCCGCTAA